In Cellulomonas sp. Y8, the genomic stretch GCGATTCCCCCACCGGAACCCGTCTGCGACGGCGAGCAGGAGGGCCAGCACGGCGACGACCTTCGCCGCTGCCCGTAGCCGAACCCGTGCCATCTGCCGCTGCGCCACCGACACCGTGCCCCCCGTCTTGTCGGGCCGGTGCCCGAACGCTCTCGGCACGCTAGCGGGCCAGCGCCGCCGACGTCCGGGGTTCGGTCACCGAACAGCTCGCACGGTCACGCTGTCGACCTGACCCACCCCTCCCCCGTGACTTAGCCTCACGAGAGCCGGCGGCGCCCCGTCGTCGCCACGAACACAGGAGCACCCATGCGCGTCCTCGTCATCGGTGGCAGCGGCCACATCGGGACGTACCTCGTCCCGCGTCTCGTCCGTGCCGGCCACGACGTCATCTCGATGAGCCGCGGCACGCGCGAGGCCTACGCGGTCGGCCCGGAGTGGCAGCAGGTGGCGCAGGTCGCCGTCGACCGGTCGCAGCAGGACGCCGAGGGCACGTTCGGCGCGACGGTGCTCGGGCTGGAACCGCAGGTGGTCATCGACCTCCTCGGCTTCACGCTGGAGAGCACCACCTCGCTCGTCGAGGCGATCCGCGGCCGCGTCGAGCACCTGGTGCACTGCGGATCGCTGTGGCGGTACGGCCCCAGCCTCAAGCTGCCGATCAGCGAGGGGCAGGGCACCCCGGCGATCGACGAGTACGGGACGCAGAAGGAGCTGATCGCCCGCTACCTCGCGCGCGAGACCGCGGCAGGTGGGCTGGTGACGACCTCCGTGCACCCGGGGCACATCGTCGGCCCCGGGTGGCACCCCACCGGTGTCCTCGGCAACAACGACCCCGCGACGTGGACCGCGCTCTCGGCGGGACGAACGCTGCGCGTCCCCGGGAGCGGCGCCGAGTCGATGCACCACGTGCACGCCGACGACGTCGCCCAGGTCTTCGAGCTGGCCGTCGCGCGTCGCGACCAGGCCGCGGGAGAGGACTTCCACGCCGTCGCACCCCATGCCCTCACCGTGCACGGCTACGCGACGATCGCCGCTGGCTGGTTCGGCCGGACCGCCCGGCTCGAGCCGGTGACGTGGGACGAGTTCCGGACCCTCACCACCTCCGAGTTCGCGGAGAGCTCCTGGGGTCACCTGCAGCGCAACCACGTGCTGTCCATCGAGAAGTCGCGCGACCTGCTGGGGTACGCGCCGGCGTGGGAGCCCGAGGACGCGATCCTGCAGTCGGTGCGCTGGCTCGTCGAGCACGGGCAGCTGAGCGTCGAGAACCCGCTGACCGTCTAGTCGTCGTCGGGTCACAACCCGCGCAGCGGTGTCCAGCCGAGGGGAAGCGGACCACGGACGTCGGCGCGTCGGCGGTCCTCGTCGGCCGACCACCCCTGCACCGACCCGGAGCCGCGCGTCGGCACCGCGCCGCGTGCGACGCGGAACCCGACGTCCTCGATCACGGCGTCGGGGGCGCTGCCGCGTCGCACCGAGGCACGGACGCTCCACGTCGCGTCCGCCCACCCTCCACCACGCAGCACGCGGTAGTCGCCGTACCGGGCGGTGTCGGCGAAGTCCCAGCACCACTCCCAGACGTTGCCGAGCATGTCGTGAAGGCCCCATGCGTTGGCAGCCTTGACACCCACCGGCTGCGGGCCGTCCACGTCGTCCAGCGACGTCCAGGCCGTGGCCGCGAGCGGTCCGTAGGTAGCCTCCGTCGTGCCGGCCCGGCACGCGAACTCCCACTCCGCCTCGGTCGGGAGCCGGTAACCCGCCGCGGTGACGTCCCACCGCACGAGCTGTCCGCCGAGCTCGTAGACCGGGGTCAGGCCGGCGCGGACGGACGCCGCGTTGCACCACGCCACGGCATCGAGCCAGCGCACTCCGTGCACCGGGGCAGCGGGAGACCCGTCCGGGACCCCCGCCTCTCCGGTCACGGCGGCGTACTCGGCCGCCGTGACCGGTCGCGTGCCGATCTCGAAGCCGCAGAGCGAGACCTGGCGAGAGGTCCCGCGACGGGCATCGGACAGCTCGATGACGCCGCCGGGGACGTCGGTCGTCGGGGGTAGGGTCACGCGACCCGACGCTAGTCGCCGGCTCGCTCGCCGGGCGGCGCAGGGCGCCCGAGAATCGCGGTCAGCTGCGCGAGATCGCGGAGCTCGAGGTCCGGGCGCGCCTCGTCGGTCGTCCGCTGCTGCAGCTGCGCCCACGGTCCGCGTCGCAGCCACGCCGTCCGCAGACCTGCGGCGGCTGCCGGGCGGACGTCGTTGTCCAGGCGGTCGCCGACGTAGAGGACGCGGTGAGCGTCGACCTGGGTCATTTCCACCACGCGTCGGAAGAACTCGGGCGACGGCTTCGCGACCCCCCACGTGGCGGAGGCGGCCACGAAATCGACGTCGACACCGGCCGCTCTGAGTGCGGCTTCCGCCCCTCGGGGCTGGTTCCCCGCCACCCCCACCACGAGACCCGCCGCGCGTGCCGAGCGGAGGCACTCGAGCGCGTCCGGATACAGGTCGCCCGGTTCGATCTCAGGTGCCGAGGCCGGCGGCGCCACCCCGAGCAGCGTCCACGCCTCGCGGTGGTCGCGTCCTCGGCTGATCACCGATCCGATCGCGGCCATGAGACTGAACGGGGTCACCCCTGCCGTCCGAGCCTGCTCGCCCCACGCCCTCGACTCGTCGACCAGGGTCTCCCCCACGTCGAAGACGACGGCACGCAGACCCCCCGGCGCCAGCGACGCCATCTGCTCGTCCGAGACGACCGGCGACGAGGTCCCGGCGTCGGCAGCGACCTCGTAGACGATTCCAGACCGTCCTCGTCGTCCCACTGCTCCCCCACGGCGGTGAACCCGTACTGCGCGGCCAACCCGAGGGAGGCGGTGTTCCCCGGAGCGATGGTGACCCGCACCGTGCGCACCGAGGGCTCCTCCCGAGCTCGCTGGAGCAGCGCCTCGAGTGCCGCACGGGCGTAACCGCGGCGACGGTGCGCGGGATCGACCGCGTACCCGATCTCCACCATGCCGTCGGCGTCCGGCGGTCCGTGGAAGCCGGCGCGACCGGCGGCCAAGGACTGGTCCTCGTCCCAGATGACGCCGGTGACCCAGGCCGTGCTGGCGGGGTCCCGACGAGCCTGCTCGCCCCGCCTCGCCCACGTGCTGCGCCAGTCGGGTCCGGCGAAGTACGAGGTCAACCGGACGGGGCTGCACGCGTTCGCGCGGGCGAGGTCACCGGCGGCGAGCGCGTCGAACACCGCGCCCGTCAGATGGACGATGCGGACCCGGGGGCCGCGGCGCTCGGGTCGGTCCTCGGGAGAGGTCTCGTCGGCGATCTCGTCC encodes the following:
- a CDS encoding NAD(P)-dependent oxidoreductase translates to MRVLVIGGSGHIGTYLVPRLVRAGHDVISMSRGTREAYAVGPEWQQVAQVAVDRSQQDAEGTFGATVLGLEPQVVIDLLGFTLESTTSLVEAIRGRVEHLVHCGSLWRYGPSLKLPISEGQGTPAIDEYGTQKELIARYLARETAAGGLVTTSVHPGHIVGPGWHPTGVLGNNDPATWTALSAGRTLRVPGSGAESMHHVHADDVAQVFELAVARRDQAAGEDFHAVAPHALTVHGYATIAAGWFGRTARLEPVTWDEFRTLTTSEFAESSWGHLQRNHVLSIEKSRDLLGYAPAWEPEDAILQSVRWLVEHGQLSVENPLTV
- a CDS encoding SUMF1/EgtB/PvdO family nonheme iron enzyme gives rise to the protein MTLPPTTDVPGGVIELSDARRGTSRQVSLCGFEIGTRPVTAAEYAAVTGEAGVPDGSPAAPVHGVRWLDAVAWCNAASVRAGLTPVYELGGQLVRWDVTAAGYRLPTEAEWEFACRAGTTEATYGPLAATAWTSLDDVDGPQPVGVKAANAWGLHDMLGNVWEWCWDFADTARYGDYRVLRGGGWADATWSVRASVRRGSAPDAVIEDVGFRVARGAVPTRGSGSVQGWSADEDRRRADVRGPLPLGWTPLRGL
- a CDS encoding HAD family hydrolase gives rise to the protein MASLAPGGLRAVVFDVGETLVDESRAWGEQARTAGVTPFSLMAAIGSVISRGRDHREAWTLLGVAPPASAPEIEPGDLYPDALECLRSARAAGLVVGVAGNQPRGAEAALRAAGVDVDFVAASATWGVAKPSPEFFRRVVEMTQVDAHRVLYVGDRLDNDVRPAAAAGLRTAWLRRGPWAQLQQRTTDEARPDLELRDLAQLTAILGRPAPPGERAGD